A segment of the Allosaccharopolyspora coralli genome:
ATCGGGATGATCCGCGGCGCGTACCACTTCGCGCTGCCCGACCGGGCAAGCGGCGCGACACAGGCGAACTATTTCGTCGACAACGGCGGCGGCTGGTCGGGCGACGGCAAGACCCTGCCCGGTGCGCTCGACATCGAGTACAACCCGTACGGCCCGAACTGCTACGGCTTGACGCAGGCGCAGATGATCGCCTGGGTCAAGGACTTCAGCGACACCTACCACGCCAGGACCGGCAGGTGGTGCACCATCTACACCTCCACCAGCTACTGGAACCAGTGCATCTACGGCGAGTTCGCCAGCACGAATCCGCTGTGGGTCGCGCGGTACAACGACACGGTCGGAGAGCTGCCGTACAACTGGGGGTTCCACACGTTCTGGCAGTACACGTCCTCGCCGCTGGACCAGAACCTGTTCAACGGCGCCTACGACCGGCTGCAGGCCCTGGCCAACGGCTGATCGTCAAGGCAAGATCAACTGTGTGCGCCCGCTGACGCTCACCCTCGTTCTCGCGGTGCTGGCCTTCACCGGGACCAGCACCGCTCTGCTGTTGTTCGACCCGCGCGTGAACGGAGCCGACGCGCTGCGCACCGGAGGTCTCGCAGCGGGATCCGTCGTCGCGCTGTACGCGCTGTGGCTCAACGACCGACGGCGCCGGGTCGACGAACAGCGCCAGGAGCTCGAAACCCGGCGCCAAACACTGGAAAGCGAGCGCTACACACTGGAGCAGCAGCGGCAGGCGCTGGAGGACCGACGCACGGGCAACGAGTACGAACGCGCCGCCGACGAACGCTTCGCGCGGGCGGTCGAACTGCTCGGTCACGAGGCAGACCAGGTGCGCATCGGCGCGATCCACGGCCTCGTCGGTCTCGCGCGCAGCAATCCGGGCTACACCCAGACCGTCCTCGACGTACTGTGCTCCTACCTACGGATGCCGTTCAATCATCCGAAATGGACGACGCCGAACGACGCGGAGTCGATTCCGGCCGCCGCCACACCGGAGCAGGAGCGGGAACGCACCGTGCGTCAAACCGCCTGCAAGTCTCTGCGCACACTGTTGCCCGGCAAGGAGTTCGTGGACCCGCCGATCTATCACCTCGATCTGATCGACGCACACCTGGAACTCGTCGACTTCTCCGACCGGGTCGTCGGCCGGGTCGCCGCCTACTCCGCGACATTTCGTCACACCGTCCACTTCGAACGCACCGAGTTCCGCGGCCCGTTGGCACTGTCCGGCGCGGTGTTCCTCGACAGGCTGCGCGCCGAGGATGCCGTGTTCCTCGAGAGGGTGGCCGCGCAAGGGGTGACATTCCGCCGCGAAGTCAACTTCGACCGAGCCGAATTCCTCGACGAACTCGATCTCCGCGAGATCCACTGCGAGCATTTCGTCTCCTTCGAACGCGCCCGCATTCTCGGGTCTGTCGACCTCCGTCGAGCCTACTTCGAACGCGGAGTTCATTTGCGCGTCCGTGAACCGGTCCCGACCTTCGCGCTGTACAAGACGACGGTCACGGCGAAGGCACCGTCCACGATGCCGCACACGCTGACGATCGGCCCCTCGGAAAGCCGAGGGCTGGGCTGGCTACACAGCTCCGGCGAGCCTCCTACACTTGCCGTTCCGCCCTCACGCCCGGGTGCTCGCACCTCGGACTATCGGGACGTGCGGGAGTGAGGACTTTCGCGCCGCGATTCGTCGTTCGGCCCTGATCGGCATCATCGTCCTTGCCGTCTCTGTTCCCTTGTCGGCGCGTCGACCGCGCTGCCGCACTCGAATCCTCGGGCAGACTCGGTTCTCCTCCGCCTCTTCCATGAAGAGGCGGCGTTCGCGATGACCGTGTTCGACGAGCCCCGGGTCTCACCGGCACCCGTTTCGAAGCAGGCACCGACCTCGCCTCGGCAGCGACGTGAGCCTTTTTAGTGGCTATAGCAACCAAAAAGACTCACGCTGCCGAGCTGCGCCTCAGCCGAACAGGGCGGGCAGTGTGCCTTCCCACGCATCGCGGAGCTCGGTCAGCGGGATGTCGGCTACGTCCTGGATCTCCAGCTTCTGCGACTGATCGTCGACCACGCCGACCTTCACGCAGGGCAGCCCACGCGCGGCACACATCTCGGTGAACCGCAGTTCCTCGCTGCGCGGCACCGCCACCAGCGCGCGGCCTGCGGATTCGGAGAACAGCCACACGAACGGGTCGACGCCCTCCGGAAGTACGACACGCGCGCCGGTCTCGCCGATCAGCGCCGTCTCGACCAGCGCCTGCGCCAGTCCGCCCTCTGAGAGGTCGTGCGCGGCCGAGACCATGCCGTCCCGGGAACCGGCGAGCATGACGTCCGCGAGCAGCTTCTCCCGAGCCAGGTCGACCTTCGGCGGCGTGCCGCCGAGATGCCCGTGCGTGACCTTCGCCCACTCGGAGCCGCCGAGTTCTTCCGTGGTGTCCCCGAGCAGCAGTAGCGTTTCGCCCTCGTCGCCGCCGATACCAGTAGGAATGCGGCGGGTGACGTCGTCGATGACGCCGAGCACACCGACTACCGGCGTCGGCAGGATCGGGTGGCGTCCGGTCTGGTTGTAGAAGCTGACGTTTCCGCCGGTCACCGGGATGCCGAGTTCCGCGCACCCGTCCGCGAGTCCCCGCACCGCCTGCTGGAACTGCCACATCACGCCGGGGTCCTCAGGAGAACCGAAGTTGAGGCAGTTCGTGACGGCCATCGGCGTGGCGCCGGTGACCGCGACGTTGCGGTAGGCCTCCGCGAGCGCCAGCTGGGCGCCCGCGTACGGGTCGAGCCGGGTGTAGCGGGAGTTGCAATCGGTGGAGACGGCGATGCCGCGCCCGGTCTCCTCGTCGACGCGGAGCACACCGCCGTCGGAGGGCTGGGCGAGCACGGTGTTGCCGCGCACATAGCGGTCGTACTGGTCGGTGACCCACGCCCGGGAACACAGGTTCGGAGAAGCGGCCATCCGCAGCACGGTCTCCCGCATGTCGTCCGGAGTGGACGGCCGCTCGAGCGTGTTCGGGTTGTCCGCGGCGATGAGGTCCTGCTCGCCGGGACGCTCCACCGGCCGCTCGTACACCGGGCCCTCGTGGGCGACGGTGCCGGGCGGGACGTCGAGGACGCACTCGCCGTGCCAGTAGATCTCGAGGTTCTCGCCGTCGGTGACCTCACCGATGACGGTGGCGAGCACGTCCCACTTCTCGCAGACCTTCATGAACGCGTCCACGTCGGACGGTTTCACCACCGCGCACATGCGTTCCTGCGACTCGCTGGAAAGCACCTCGGCGGGAGTCATTCCCGTCGCCCGCAGCGGAACCCGGTCGAGGTCGACGCGCATTCCGCCGTCACCGGCCGAAGCCAGCTCGGCCGTCGCGCACGAAAGCCCGGCGCCGCCCAGGTCCTGAATGCCGACGACGAGCTCGTCGTTGTAGAGCTCCAGGCAACACTCGATGAGCAGCTTCTCGGTGAACGGGTCACCGACCTGCACGGCGGGCAGCTTCTTACGCCCGGCACCGGTCTCGTCGCCCTCGAAGGTCTCCGAGGCCAGTACGGACACGCCACCGATGCCGTCCAAGCCGGTTCGCGCCCCGAACAGGATGATCTTGTTGCCCGTCCCGGAAGCGTGTGCCAGATGCAGGTCGTCGACCTTCATCACGCCGACACACAGGGCGTTGACCAGCGGATTGCTCGCGTAGCACTCGTCGAAGACAACCTCGCCGCCGATGTTCGGCAGACCGAGCGGGTTACCGTAACCGCCGACACCTTCGACCACACCGGGCAGCACCCGTTTGGTGTCCGGCGCGTCGGCGGGACCGAAACGCAGCGGGTCGGCGACCGCGACCGGGCGGGCTCCCATCGCCATGATGTCGCGGACGATGCCACCGACACCAGTCGCCGCGCCCTGGTAGGGCTCCACATAGGACGGATGGTTGTGGCTCTCGGCCTTGAACGTGACCGCCCAGCCGTCGCCGATGTCGACCACACCGGCGTTCTCACCGATGCCGGCGAGCATCTTCGCCTTCATCTCGTCCGTCGTGGTCTCACCGAAGTACTTGAGATGCACCTTCGAGGATTTGTAGGAGCAGTGCTCGCTCCACATCACCGAGTACATCGCCAGCTCGGCGTCGGTGGGACGCCTGCCGAGGATCTCGCGGATGCGGGAGTACTCGTCGTCCTTGAGCCCGAGTTCACGGTACGGCTGCTCGGTGTCCGGCGTCGCCTTCGCGTGTTCGACCGTTTCGGCCTGCTGGGCGGGTGCGGAAATGTCGGTCACGCTGCCACCAGTGCGTCGAGAGCGGACAGGAACATGCCGAGGCCGTCATCGGTGGGCCCCGTCAGCGGGTCGATGGCGTGTTCGGGGTGCGGCATGAGCCCGACGATGCGGCCGGTCGGGTCGCTGATGCCCGCGATGTCCCGGGCGGAGCCGTTCGGGTTGCCGTCGACGTACCGGAAGACGATCCGCTGCTCCCGTTCCAGCTCGTCGAGCACCGCGTCCGGAGCGGTGTAGCGGCCCTCGGCGTGCTTGACCGGGACGAGCAGGTTGGCGCCCTGCTCGTAGCGACCGGTCCAGATCGTCTCGGTGTTCACCGGCTGGATCCACTGGTCGCGGCACACGTAGTGCAGACCGGCGTTTCGGGTGAGCGCACCGGGCAGCAGTGCGGCCTCACACAGGATCTGGAACCCGTTACAGACTCCGAGTACCGGCAAGCCATTGGCCGCGGCGCTGACGATCTCGGTCATCACGGGGGCGAACTTCGAGATCGCGCCGCAACGCAGGTAGTCGCCGTAGGAGAAGCCGCCGGGCAGTACGACGGCGTCGACGCCCCGCAGGTCGGAGTCGGCGTGCCAGAGCGCGACCGCCTCACCGCCCGCGCGACGCACGGCCCGGCGCACGTCCACGTCGTCCTGGGTGCCGGGGAACGTCACGACACCGATCTTCGCCCCGGTCACGACTCGATCCTGCGCACTGACCAGTCCTCGATCACGGTGTTGGCGAGGAACGTCTCGGCGATCTTGTCGAGCGTCGCGTCGTCGACGTCGTCGCCGACCTCCAGCTCGAAACGCTTCCCCTGACGAACCTCGGAGACACCCTGGAAGCCGAGGCGCGGCAGCGCATTGGCCACCGCCTGCCCCTGGGGGTCGAGGATCTCCTGCTTGGGCATGACGTCGACTACGACTCGGGCCACAGGTGCTGCTCCCGGTTTCCGTGCGTATCCACCGGCGCGTCCCGGCCCGGCAGATGGCCAGCAGTACGCTGCCAGCCTAACTGACCTGGGCAGACGGCCTCTGGCCAGGGCGTCCGGCTGCGACATGGCTCACTCCGGTGCTCGGTTCGGCTCGCGACGGCCCCACCCTCCGTCCCGGGGTCGTGTTTCCCCTGCGGACACGCGGGCGCGACGCTCCGGCGGGTGACGGGTTTCGCTGGCGGCGAAGATCGGTCGCGGGAACCCGGAGCGCAGGGCATCGTGGAGAACGTGAAGATCCTCGTTCTCGGCGGCACCCGGTTCGTCTCCCGCGCCGTCGCGGCGGAGGCGGTAGCGCGGGGTCACGACGTCACGTGCGCGGCGCGTGGGGAGAGCGGCGCCGTCCCCGAGGGCGCTCGACTCGTCGCGGTCGACCGGGATCGGCCGGACGGACTCGCGCCGCTGGCAGGCGAGTCCTTCGACGGGGTGGTCGACGTGGCACGGCTCTCGCTGCGGTGGGTGCGGGAGGCGCTCGCCACACTCGGCGCACGGGTCGGGCACTGGACGTTCGTCTCCACCGGCAGCGTCTACGCCCACCCGGAGGTCCCGGGTCAGGACGTCACCGCGCCGGTGCTCTCGCCGATCACCGAGGTGACCGGCCGACAGGAGGACTACGGCGGCGTGAAGGTCGCCTCGGAGATGCGGGTACGCGAGGCAGGTCTCTCGCCCGAGGACGAGGCCGAGCTGTTCGACGGTTGATCATCGTGTGACAGTGGCGAAAACCCTGGAGGAGGCACCATGCAGCTCACGCACTACGGGCATTCCTGTCTGCTGGTCGAGACCGGATCGGTCCGGCTGCTGTTCGACCCGGGGGTGTGGTCGTACGGGTTCGAAGACCTGCGGGATCTCGACGCGGTGCTCGTCACCCACCAGCACCCCGACCACGTCGACGCGGGGCGGCTCGCACCGTTGCTCACGGCGAACCCGCGGGCGCGCCTGGTCACCGACAGCGGCTCGGCGACCGCACTGGCCGATCACGGCCTCCGAGCCGCTCCGGCCACGCCCGGAGACGCGATCGACATCGACGGAA
Coding sequences within it:
- a CDS encoding lysozyme, with protein sequence MSSQVEHGERPETDPSAEPRAAVDGMDVSGHQQNVDWQHWWNQGMRFAYCKATEGTGYVNPYFAQQYNGSYDIGMIRGAYHFALPDRASGATQANYFVDNGGGWSGDGKTLPGALDIEYNPYGPNCYGLTQAQMIAWVKDFSDTYHARTGRWCTIYTSTSYWNQCIYGEFASTNPLWVARYNDTVGELPYNWGFHTFWQYTSSPLDQNLFNGAYDRLQALANG
- a CDS encoding pentapeptide repeat-containing protein, with the translated sequence MRPLTLTLVLAVLAFTGTSTALLLFDPRVNGADALRTGGLAAGSVVALYALWLNDRRRRVDEQRQELETRRQTLESERYTLEQQRQALEDRRTGNEYERAADERFARAVELLGHEADQVRIGAIHGLVGLARSNPGYTQTVLDVLCSYLRMPFNHPKWTTPNDAESIPAAATPEQERERTVRQTACKSLRTLLPGKEFVDPPIYHLDLIDAHLELVDFSDRVVGRVAAYSATFRHTVHFERTEFRGPLALSGAVFLDRLRAEDAVFLERVAAQGVTFRREVNFDRAEFLDELDLREIHCEHFVSFERARILGSVDLRRAYFERGVHLRVREPVPTFALYKTTVTAKAPSTMPHTLTIGPSESRGLGWLHSSGEPPTLAVPPSRPGARTSDYRDVRE
- the purL gene encoding phosphoribosylformylglycinamidine synthase subunit PurL, with product MTDISAPAQQAETVEHAKATPDTEQPYRELGLKDDEYSRIREILGRRPTDAELAMYSVMWSEHCSYKSSKVHLKYFGETTTDEMKAKMLAGIGENAGVVDIGDGWAVTFKAESHNHPSYVEPYQGAATGVGGIVRDIMAMGARPVAVADPLRFGPADAPDTKRVLPGVVEGVGGYGNPLGLPNIGGEVVFDECYASNPLVNALCVGVMKVDDLHLAHASGTGNKIILFGARTGLDGIGGVSVLASETFEGDETGAGRKKLPAVQVGDPFTEKLLIECCLELYNDELVVGIQDLGGAGLSCATAELASAGDGGMRVDLDRVPLRATGMTPAEVLSSESQERMCAVVKPSDVDAFMKVCEKWDVLATVIGEVTDGENLEIYWHGECVLDVPPGTVAHEGPVYERPVERPGEQDLIAADNPNTLERPSTPDDMRETVLRMAASPNLCSRAWVTDQYDRYVRGNTVLAQPSDGGVLRVDEETGRGIAVSTDCNSRYTRLDPYAGAQLALAEAYRNVAVTGATPMAVTNCLNFGSPEDPGVMWQFQQAVRGLADGCAELGIPVTGGNVSFYNQTGRHPILPTPVVGVLGVIDDVTRRIPTGIGGDEGETLLLLGDTTEELGGSEWAKVTHGHLGGTPPKVDLAREKLLADVMLAGSRDGMVSAAHDLSEGGLAQALVETALIGETGARVVLPEGVDPFVWLFSESAGRALVAVPRSEELRFTEMCAARGLPCVKVGVVDDQSQKLEIQDVADIPLTELRDAWEGTLPALFG
- the purQ gene encoding phosphoribosylformylglycinamidine synthase subunit PurQ; this translates as MTGAKIGVVTFPGTQDDVDVRRAVRRAGGEAVALWHADSDLRGVDAVVLPGGFSYGDYLRCGAISKFAPVMTEIVSAAANGLPVLGVCNGFQILCEAALLPGALTRNAGLHYVCRDQWIQPVNTETIWTGRYEQGANLLVPVKHAEGRYTAPDAVLDELEREQRIVFRYVDGNPNGSARDIAGISDPTGRIVGLMPHPEHAIDPLTGPTDDGLGMFLSALDALVAA
- the purS gene encoding phosphoribosylformylglycinamidine synthase subunit PurS, producing MARVVVDVMPKQEILDPQGQAVANALPRLGFQGVSEVRQGKRFELEVGDDVDDATLDKIAETFLANTVIEDWSVRRIES
- a CDS encoding Rossmann-fold NAD(P)-binding domain-containing protein, with the translated sequence MTGFAGGEDRSREPGAQGIVENVKILVLGGTRFVSRAVAAEAVARGHDVTCAARGESGAVPEGARLVAVDRDRPDGLAPLAGESFDGVVDVARLSLRWVREALATLGARVGHWTFVSTGSVYAHPEVPGQDVTAPVLSPITEVTGRQEDYGGVKVASEMRVREAGLSPEDEAELFDG